In Candidatus Nitrosotenuis cloacae, the following proteins share a genomic window:
- a CDS encoding Snf7 family protein, with protein MTSFEKNWARQDTAGITEKLRDSVKPQGALKPRIQTAVNKLQLQISKMDSMLNKLHERDAQLFKKIVAAMQQHNTSASKVLSNELAEIRKVSKMLGNARMALEQVQLRLTTIHDLGDAMVAIGPAMSTMKGLRSSLGRFMPEADAELNAMTQTLGGLMMDSLAGDAFNMNSDVSNEETDKILQEASAVAEQQIGERFPSVPSPSGLSSQSTSSTYE; from the coding sequence ATGACCAGCTTCGAGAAGAATTGGGCACGTCAAGACACGGCAGGTATAACAGAGAAGCTTCGAGACTCTGTTAAGCCACAAGGAGCATTGAAACCAAGAATACAGACAGCAGTCAACAAACTGCAGTTACAAATCTCCAAAATGGATTCAATGCTTAACAAATTGCACGAACGTGACGCTCAACTTTTTAAAAAGATCGTAGCTGCAATGCAACAGCACAACACAAGCGCAAGTAAAGTGTTATCAAACGAACTAGCCGAGATACGCAAAGTCAGCAAGATGCTAGGCAATGCGAGAATGGCACTAGAGCAAGTACAACTCCGTTTGACTACAATTCACGACTTGGGCGACGCAATGGTTGCAATCGGTCCAGCAATGTCCACCATGAAGGGATTGAGATCATCGCTAGGAAGATTCATGCCAGAAGCAGATGCAGAACTAAACGCAATGACTCAGACACTAGGCGGCCTGATGATGGATTCACTCGCAGGAGATGCATTCAACATGAACTCAGACGTCTCAAACGAGGAAACAGACAAGATCTTGCAAGAGGCATCAGCAGTTGCAGAACAGCAAATTGGGGAAAGATTCCCATCCGTACCCTCACCATCAGGACTTTCGTCCCAATCAACCTCTTCAACGTACGAGTAG
- a CDS encoding glutamate racemase — protein MASGGQMGVGRIAVFDSGLGSLSIIKAIQKHTKSDIIYFADQKNFPYGKKSQKDLEKIIKNTVAYLRKKFDPDLIVIGSNTPSLLFNSMFLSDTSLVGVVPPIEDAQEITKTNSIALLVTSSVANSSALRNFVKMHRRNKIKITIVDSSNLVELVESGKFLTDQNLCDKQIVSTLDTKFRDNNVDVATLSSTHLPFLLPILQKIFPDVKFVDPADKVARQVATHKLFSPSARNTLKIFSSGNAKIFQTQLHNLGIVKTVHQISF, from the coding sequence ATGGCATCTGGAGGTCAAATGGGTGTGGGCAGAATAGCCGTTTTCGATTCCGGACTCGGATCATTATCAATAATTAAAGCAATTCAAAAGCACACAAAGTCGGACATAATCTATTTTGCTGATCAAAAAAACTTCCCATACGGAAAAAAATCTCAAAAAGATCTTGAGAAAATAATTAAAAATACAGTTGCATACCTGCGTAAGAAATTTGATCCTGATCTAATTGTAATAGGATCAAACACTCCGTCATTATTATTCAACAGCATGTTTCTATCTGATACTTCGCTGGTGGGTGTAGTACCACCGATAGAAGATGCACAAGAAATCACAAAAACAAATTCGATAGCTCTCCTAGTTACAAGTTCTGTGGCAAACAGCTCAGCGTTACGTAATTTTGTCAAGATGCATCGTAGAAACAAAATAAAAATTACAATTGTTGATTCAAGTAATCTAGTTGAGCTAGTGGAGTCAGGTAAGTTTCTTACTGATCAAAATTTGTGTGACAAACAAATAGTCTCCACACTTGATACAAAATTTCGAGACAACAATGTTGATGTTGCCACACTGTCTAGCACCCATCTGCCATTTTTACTTCCGATACTGCAAAAAATATTTCCAGATGTCAAGTTTGTAGATCCGGCAGACAAAGTTGCAAGACAAGTGGCTACTCACAAATTATTTTCTCCATCTGCAAGAAACACGCTGAAAATTTTTAGCTCTGGCAATGCAAAAATATTTCAAACACAATTACACAATCTAGGTATAGTGAAAACAGTGCATCAAATTAGTTTTTGA